The Flavobacteriales bacterium genome includes a region encoding these proteins:
- a CDS encoding asparagine synthetase B: MKKLWIFMVLIGVMQIAKAEYILIPMDESQKDHLKAYGVAYSILEFDKEVEWLLNYKGGAFMTYHFEQFEKLCLLRGVSFQKISDQKAQLIRDEVENPVVNASIVKLLTAPKIAVYSPKTAQPWDDAVTMVLTYAEIPYTTVFDDEVLNGELPLYDWLHLHHEDFTGQYGKFYSAYRNAPWYQEQVKEAEEMAAKHGFEKVSDLKLAVVKKIRDFTLGGGFMFAMCSATDSYDIALAADGVDICAEMFDGDAADAQAQTKLDYAKTFAFKDFTLEMNPYVYEYSNIDVNPNARPVSEQNDVFVLNEFSAKWDVVPTILTQNHLKVIPGFMGQTTAFKKEFVKSTCTILAENKSLNEVRYLHGTMGKGTWTFYGGHDPEDYRHMVEEPPTDLALHPNSAGYRLILNNILFPSAKKEKQKT; the protein is encoded by the coding sequence ATGAAAAAACTTTGGATATTTATGGTGTTAATAGGGGTGATGCAAATAGCAAAAGCCGAGTATATATTAATACCGATGGATGAGTCGCAAAAAGACCACTTAAAGGCCTATGGGGTAGCCTATTCTATTTTAGAATTTGACAAAGAAGTGGAGTGGCTGCTCAACTATAAAGGCGGGGCATTTATGACCTACCATTTTGAGCAATTCGAAAAATTGTGTTTGCTGCGAGGTGTAAGTTTTCAAAAAATAAGCGACCAAAAAGCACAACTTATCCGCGATGAGGTTGAAAATCCGGTGGTAAATGCCAGCATTGTAAAACTGCTGACTGCCCCAAAAATTGCCGTTTATTCGCCCAAAACTGCCCAGCCGTGGGATGATGCCGTAACCATGGTGCTGACCTATGCCGAAATACCATACACCACTGTTTTTGACGATGAGGTGCTAAACGGAGAGTTGCCCCTCTACGATTGGTTGCACCTACACCATGAAGATTTTACGGGGCAATACGGCAAATTTTATTCAGCCTACCGCAATGCACCGTGGTATCAAGAGCAGGTAAAAGAAGCAGAGGAAATGGCCGCCAAACATGGCTTTGAAAAAGTGTCGGATTTGAAATTGGCCGTAGTCAAAAAAATTAGAGATTTCACCTTAGGTGGTGGTTTTATGTTTGCCATGTGTTCGGCCACCGATAGCTACGATATAGCATTAGCCGCCGATGGAGTGGATATTTGTGCCGAAATGTTCGACGGCGATGCTGCTGACGCACAAGCCCAAACCAAATTGGACTACGCAAAAACCTTTGCCTTTAAAGATTTTACGCTCGAAATGAACCCGTATGTGTATGAATATTCAAACATCGATGTAAACCCCAATGCACGTCCGGTTTCTGAGCAGAATGATGTATTTGTGTTAAACGAATTTTCAGCCAAGTGGGATGTCGTTCCCACCATATTAACCCAAAATCATTTAAAAGTGATACCCGGATTTATGGGACAAACCACCGCATTCAAAAAAGAATTTGTAAAAAGTACCTGCACCATTTTGGCCGAAAACAAATCCCTCAACGAAGTTCGCTACCTGCATGGCACCATGGGCAAAGGCACCTGGACCTTTTACGGTGGCCACGACCCAGAAGACTACCGGCACATGGTAGAAGAACCGCCAACCGATTTGGCCTTGCACCCAAACTCGGCGGGGTATAGGCTTATTCTAAACAATATTTTGTTTCCATCTGCAAAAAAGGAGAAGCAAAAGACCTAA
- the atpG gene encoding ATP synthase F1 subunit gamma: MANLKEVRNRISTTQSTQQITKAMKLVSATKLRKAQGAITKMRPYADKLNEILSNLGESAKDDDTLKAYFQYREPKKVLVVIISSDRGLCGAFNSNLIKATKGLINNRFKENNIDFELMFLGKKAYDSFKKGDFKTDTSKMAHLLTLDAASTFDVAEGIINRYKNGEFDEVRIVYNQFKNAATQYVQVEKMLPVEMEKYNHDKPKSANNDYIFEPGKTEILYDLVPRAVKTQLFKACLDSQASEHGARMVAMDKATENAGELIEKLKLKYNQARQAAITGEILEIVGGAAALEA, from the coding sequence ATGGCCAACTTAAAAGAGGTTAGAAACAGAATATCGACAACTCAAAGCACGCAGCAGATAACCAAAGCCATGAAATTGGTTTCTGCAACAAAATTGCGAAAGGCTCAGGGTGCTATTACCAAAATGCGTCCGTATGCCGACAAGCTAAATGAGATATTGTCGAACTTGGGAGAAAGTGCCAAGGATGATGACACACTGAAAGCCTATTTTCAGTATCGCGAACCTAAAAAAGTGCTGGTCGTAATCATTTCGAGCGACCGCGGTTTGTGTGGAGCTTTTAACTCAAACCTAATAAAAGCTACCAAAGGTTTGATTAACAATCGGTTTAAAGAAAATAACATTGATTTTGAATTGATGTTTCTTGGCAAAAAAGCCTACGACTCCTTTAAAAAAGGAGATTTTAAAACCGATACATCAAAAATGGCTCACCTTTTAACATTGGATGCCGCCAGCACTTTTGATGTAGCCGAAGGCATAATCAACCGATACAAAAATGGCGAGTTTGATGAGGTTCGGATTGTCTATAACCAATTCAAAAATGCCGCTACTCAGTATGTTCAGGTAGAAAAAATGTTGCCCGTAGAGATGGAGAAATACAACCATGATAAACCAAAATCTGCGAACAACGACTACATTTTCGAACCCGGCAAAACAGAGATTTTGTATGATTTGGTGCCACGTGCGGTAAAAACACAACTGTTTAAGGCTTGTCTTGATTCTCAAGCATCGGAGCATGGTGCCAGAATGGTGGCCATGGATAAGGCAACAGAAAATGCCGGAGAATTGATTGAAAAACTGAAGCTTAAATACAACCAGGCACGTCAAGCCGCCATTACCGGAGAAATTCTGGAAATTGTGGGTGGTGCGGCAGCCTTGGAAGCGTAA
- a CDS encoding F0F1 ATP synthase subunit alpha: protein MAQIRPDEVSSIIKEQLSNVQSAVQLEEVGTVLQVGDGIARIHGLNNVRSGELIEFENGTNAIVLNLEEDNVGAVLLGSSAEIKEGDTVKRTNRIASINVGEGMLGRVVDTLGKPIDGKGDIQGVVYEMPLERKAPGVIYREPVTEPLQTGIKAIDAMIPIGRGQRELIIGDRQTGKTAVAIDTIINQKEFYDKGKPVYCIYVACGQKSSTVKQVVKALTERGAMDYTVVVAASAADPAPMQFYAPMAGAAIGEYFRDTGRPALIIYDDLSKQAVAYREVSLLLKRPPGREAYPGDVFYLHSRLLERAAKVNGSDEIASQMNDLPDNLKPLVKGGGSLTALPIIETQAGDVSAYIPTNVISITDGQIFLESDLFNSGVRPAINVGISVSRVGGSAQIKSMKKTSGTLKLDQAQYRELEAFAKFGSDLDAATKAVLDKGSRNVEILKQGQYSPLSVGQQVAIIYLGTKGLLRDVPVNKVRAFETEYLETLAKKSPETLSQLSAGTLTDDITNTLEQIGAEVAKNFAA, encoded by the coding sequence TTGAAGAAGTAGGAACAGTATTGCAAGTGGGTGATGGTATTGCCCGTATTCACGGACTTAACAATGTTAGATCAGGTGAACTTATTGAATTTGAAAACGGCACAAACGCGATTGTACTTAACCTTGAAGAGGACAACGTGGGTGCTGTATTGTTGGGGTCTTCTGCCGAAATTAAGGAAGGAGATACCGTTAAACGTACAAATCGTATCGCTTCTATCAATGTAGGTGAAGGAATGTTGGGTCGGGTGGTTGACACTCTTGGAAAACCTATTGATGGTAAAGGAGATATTCAGGGTGTGGTGTATGAAATGCCTTTGGAGCGAAAAGCACCGGGTGTTATCTACCGAGAGCCTGTAACAGAGCCTCTTCAAACAGGTATTAAGGCTATTGATGCCATGATTCCAATTGGAAGAGGACAACGGGAGTTGATTATCGGTGACCGTCAAACAGGAAAAACTGCTGTGGCTATCGATACCATCATCAACCAAAAAGAATTTTACGACAAAGGGAAGCCCGTTTACTGTATCTACGTTGCTTGCGGACAAAAGTCATCTACCGTAAAACAAGTAGTAAAAGCCTTGACCGAAAGAGGAGCAATGGATTATACAGTGGTGGTGGCTGCAAGTGCTGCCGACCCTGCTCCGATGCAGTTTTATGCACCAATGGCAGGTGCTGCTATTGGCGAATATTTCCGCGACACAGGTCGTCCGGCTTTGATTATTTACGACGACTTATCAAAACAAGCGGTTGCTTATCGTGAGGTATCGTTGCTTTTGAAACGCCCTCCTGGCCGCGAGGCATACCCCGGAGACGTTTTCTACTTGCACTCTCGTTTGTTAGAAAGAGCGGCAAAAGTGAATGGTTCTGACGAGATAGCTTCTCAAATGAACGATTTGCCGGATAATCTTAAACCATTGGTAAAAGGCGGTGGCTCTTTAACAGCGTTGCCAATTATCGAAACTCAAGCCGGTGACGTATCTGCCTATATTCCTACCAACGTAATTTCTATTACCGATGGTCAGATATTCTTGGAAAGTGATTTGTTCAACTCGGGTGTTCGTCCAGCCATTAACGTAGGTATTTCTGTATCGCGTGTGGGTGGCTCGGCTCAGATAAAATCAATGAAAAAGACATCAGGAACACTTAAACTTGACCAAGCCCAATACCGCGAGTTGGAGGCTTTTGCCAAGTTTGGTTCCGACCTTGATGCGGCCACAAAAGCGGTGTTGGATAAAGGTTCAAGAAACGTGGAAATATTGAAACAAGGTCAATATTCTCCTCTAAGTGTTGGCCAACAAGTAGCCATCATTTATTTGGGAACAAAAGGTTTGTTGAGAGATGTGCCCGTAAATAAAGTGAGAGCTTTTGAAACAGAATATCTTGAAACTTTGGCAAAGAAAAGCCCAGAAACATTGAGCCAATTGAGTGCCGGAACGTTAACAGACGACATCACCAACACTTTGGAACAAATAGGTGCTGAAGTTGCCAAAAATTTCGCAGCTTAA